In Citrus sinensis cultivar Valencia sweet orange chromosome 2, DVS_A1.0, whole genome shotgun sequence, a single genomic region encodes these proteins:
- the LOC102624093 gene encoding peptidyl-prolyl cis-trans isomerase CYP38, chloroplastic isoform X2, giving the protein MAAIISCNFVTPRLPTNRIQTTHYKCNNNNGRVLSRRLLPKCCVKNHNHNPFQKLKECAISIALAAGLITGVPAIADANINANINMAMPDVSVLISGPPIKDPGALLRYALPIDNKAVREVQKPLEDITDSLKIAGVKALDPVERNVRQASRTLKQGKSLIVEGLAESKKEHGMELLQKLEAGMDELQQIVEDRDRDAVAPKQKELLNYVGGVEEDMVDGFPYEVPEEYQSMPLLKGRATVDMKVKVKDNPNVDECVFRIVLDGYNAPVTAGNFVDLVQRHFYDGMEIQRADGFVVQTGDPEGPAEGFIDPSTEKTRTIPLEIMVEGEKSPFYGATLEELGLYKAQTKLPFNAFGTMAMARDCLVM; this is encoded by the exons ATGGCGGCCATTATTTCTTGCAACTTCGTTACTCCAAGATTACCCACCAACCGTATTCAAACAACTCACTATAAGTGTAACAACAACAATGGCCGTGTATTGAGCAGGCGCTTGTTGCCCAAATGTTGTgttaaaaatcataatcacAACCCATTTCAG AAATTGAAGGAATGTGCAATTTCAATAGCCTTGGCAGCTGGGTTGATAACTGGAGTGCCTGCAATTGCTGATGCAAATATAAATGCTAATATTAATATGGCAATGCCTGATGTATCTGTGTTGATATCGGGACCACCAATTAAGGACCCCGGTGCATTGCTGAGGTATGCATTGCCTATTGACAATAAAGCTGTGAGGGAAGTACAGAAGCCGCTTGAAGATATTACTGACAGTCTTAAGATTGCTGGTGTCAAAGCACTTGATCCCGTTGAGAGG AATGTGAGGCAGGCTTCGCGGACACTTAAGCAAGGGAAGAGTCTGATTGTCGAGGGACTAGCTGAATCGAAGAAGGAGCATGGGATGGAGTTGCTTCAGAAGCTGGAAGCTGGAATGGATGAGTTGCAACAGATTGTGGAGGATAGGGATAGAGATGCTGTTGCGCCTAAACAAAAGGAGCTGCTCAACTATGTTGGCGG TGTTGAAGAGGATATGGTGGATGGCTTCCCATATGAAGTGCCAGAAGAATACCAAAGTATGCCTCTGTTGAAGGGGAGAGCAACTGTTGATATGAAGGTCAAAGTCAAGGACAATCCTAATGTAGATGAGTGTGTGTTCCGAATAGTTCTTGATGGATACAATGCTCCGGTAACTGCGggaaattttgttgatttggtGCAGAGGCACTTTTATGATGGCATGGAAATCCAAAGAG CGGATGGCTTTGTCGTTCAAACAGGCGATCCTGAAGGTCCTGCTGAGGGTTTTATTGATCCTAGTACAGAAAAAACCCGGACAATACCATTGGAAATCATGGTGGAAGGGGAGAAGTCACCTTTTTATGGAGCTACTTTGGAG GAGCTTGGTCTCTACAAGGCTCAAACAAAGCTTCCATTTAATGCTTTTGGAACGATGGCGATGGCTAGAGAT TGTTTGGTTATGTGA
- the LOC102623512 gene encoding uncharacterized protein LOC102623512, translating to MGAFFNEELSFPPVHANFASSQEQLIRFSKNVHDNVHGNIYLDPLALKFIDTEQFQRLRDLKQLGVTHLVYPGAVHSRFEHSLGVYWLAGAAIQKLKQNQGLELGIDNFDIQTVKLAGLLHDVGHGPFSHLFEREFLPRVVSGCKWSHEQMSLKMVDHIVDEHHIDLDFEMIKKVKEMIVASSELTLPKGTREKHFLYDIVANGRNGIDVDKFDYIVRDSRACGLGCNFEFQRLMETMRVLDDEICYRAKEYLTVHKLFYTRADLYRTIYTHPKVKAIELMVVDALLKANDFLEISSSIEDPSDYWKLDDSIIKTIEIAPNQELKESRDLILRIRRRNLYQFCNEYTVPKENLEHFKDVTPQDIVCSQKNGGAILKEEDVAVSNVRIDLARGRHNPLESINFFKDYESKEKFPIPDNRISHLLPTCYQDMIVRVYSKKPELVGAISEAFENFQLKTYGIKAQVHETPVKKKRRL from the exons ATGGGCGCTTTCTTTAACGAAGAGCTCTCGTTCCCTCCGGTCCACGCCAACTTTGCTTCGTCGCAAGAACAACTGATCAGATTCTCTAAAAACGTTCACGACAATGTTCACGGCAACATTTATCTCGACCCC CTCGCTTTGAAGTTTATTGACACTGAGCAGTTTCAGAG GCTACGTGACCTTAAACAACTTG GTGTGACGCATTTGGTTTATCCGGGGGCAGTGCATTCTAGGTTTGAACACTCTCTTGGGGTGTACTGGCTTGCCGGTGCAGCTATTCAAAAGCTCAAACAGAACCAA GGTTTGGAACTTGGTATTGATAACTTTGACATCCAAACTGTGAAACTCGCAG GACTGCTACATGATGTCGGCCATGGGCCTTTCAGTCACTTGTTTGAACGCGAGTTTCTCCCCCGTGTTGTTAGTGGCTGCAAATG GTCTCATGAGCAGATGTCATTGAAGATGGTTGATCATATCGTTGACGAGCACCATATTGATCTTGACTTTGAAATGATTAAGAAAGTAAAG GAGATGATAGTTGCTAGTTCTGAGCTCACACTCCCAAAA GGCACACGGGAGAAGCATTTCTTGTATGATATTGTTGCAAATGGTCGAAATGGCATTGATGTGGATAA GTTTGATTATATTGTCCGGGACTCCCGAGCTTGTGGCCTAGGATGCAACTTTGAGTTTCAGAG GTTGATGGAGACTATGCGGGTTTTGGATGATGAGATTTGCTATCGTGCCAAAGAGT ATCTAACTGTCCACAAGTTATTTTACACTCGCGCGGATCTGTATAGAACAATATATACACATCCAAAAGTAAAG GCGATAGAGCTTATGGTTGTGGATGCCTTGTTGAAAGCAAATGATTTTCTAGAAATTTCGTCGTCCATTGAAGATCCTTCGGATTACTGGAAG TTGGATGACTCAATAATCAAAACTATTGAGATAGCTCCAAACCAAGAACTCAAGGAATCTAGGGATTTGATTTTGCGGATCCGAAGGAGGAATTTGTATCAG TTTTGTAATGAGTACACTGTTCCAAAAGAGAATCTagaacatttcaaagatgTTACCCCGCAAGATATTGTTTGTTCCCAG AAAAATGGTGGAGCAATATTAAAAGAAGAGGATGTTGCTGTTAGCAATGTGAGGATTGATTTGGCTCGTGGAAGGCATAATCCTCTGGAAAG CATTAACTTTTTCAAG GATTATGAAAGCAAGGAAAAATTCCCTATACCTGATAATCGCATTAGTCACTTGTTGCCTACATGTTATCAGGACATGATAGTGAGGGTGTACTCCAAAAAACCTGAGCTG GTGGGAGCAATCTCTGAGGCTTTTGAAAACTTTCAGTTAAAAACGTATGGGATCAAAGCACAAGTACATGAAACTCcagtgaagaagaaaaggcGCTTATGA
- the LOC102612537 gene encoding bidirectional sugar transporter SWEET6b-like, with the protein MVSAEAARNIVGIIGNVISFGLFLSPTPTFWRIIKRKDTEEFHPYAYICACMNCMFWILYGLPVVHPDSTLVVTINGVGLALELIYLSIFCVYNRQKKGRKIVAIGLLGEVAFLGVIAVITFVVFHNTNTRTLFVGIICDIFNIIMYASPLSIWHKVIKTKSVEYMPFFLSLANFANGAVWTAYGLIKFDKFIVVSNGLGTVLGAIQLIIYGCYYKSTPKKGSGDVIKPNEVQLSGATIA; encoded by the exons ATGGTTTCAGCTGAGGCTGCTCGTAACATCGTCGGCATCATCg GGAATGTGATCTCCTTTGGCCTTTTCCTCTCGCCTAC GCCGACGTTTTGGCGGATCATAAAGAGGAAAGACACGGAGGAGTTTCATCCGTACGCGTACATATGCGCGTGCATGAACTGCATGTTCTGGATCCTGTACGGACTCCCCGTAGTGCATCCGGACAGCACGCTGGTGGTGACGATCAACGGCGTCGGGCTGGCGCTGGAGCTGATCTACTTGTCCATCTTCTGCGTCTACAATCGCCAGAAGAAAGGCAGGAAAATCGTGGCCATCGGGCTCTTGGGGGAAGTCGCTTTCCTAGGCGTTATTGCCGTCATCACCTTCGTGGTGTTCCACAACACTAACACTAGGACTCTCTTTGTCGGGATCATCTGCGATATCTTCAACATTATTATGTACGCTTCGCCTCTCAGCATTTGG cacAAGGTTATTAAGACGAAGAGTGTGGAGTACATGCCATTCTTTCTCTCATTGGCTAACTTTGCTAACGGTGCTGTCTGGACTGCTTATGGTCTcatcaaatttgacaaattcattgtg GTGAGCAATGGGCTTGGGACTGTACTGGGAGCAATACAGCTGATAATATACGGATGCTATTACAAATCAACACCGAAGAAAGGGAGTGGTGATGTTATTAAGCCAAATGAAGTTCAGCTCTCTGGTGCAACCATTGCCTGA
- the LOC102623802 gene encoding serine/threonine-protein kinase STY13-like produces the protein MKEKSETGGGYVRADQIDLKSLDEQLQRHLSRAWTMEKNKNRKEHEDNLAEDHHHHLHGVQGGHHPHHQHLPRPIYTRSRSSSTTSSSVRRQEWEIDPAKLIIKGAIARGTFGTVHRGIYDGQDVAVKLLDWGEESHRSEAEIASLRAAFTQEVAVWHKLDHPNVTKFIGATMGTSELNIQTDNGHIGMPSNFCCVVVEYCHGGALKSYLIKNRRRKLAFKVVIQLALDLARGLSYLQSKKIVHRDVKTENMLLDKTRTVKIADFGVARLEASNPHDMTGETGTLGYMAPEVLNGSAYNRKCDVYSFGICLWEIYCCDMPYPDLSFSEVTSAVVRQNLRPEIPRCCPSSLANVMKRCWDANPDKRPEMDEVVAMLEAIDTSKGGGMIPVDQPQGCSCFRKYRGP, from the exons ATGAAGGAGAAGAGTGAAACTGGAGGTGGGTATGTGAGAGCAGATCAGATAGATCTGAAGAGCTTGGATGAGCAACTACAGAGGCATCTAAGTAGAGCATGGACTATGGAGAAGAACAAGAACAGGAAAGAACATGAAGATAATTTAGCTGAAGATCACCATCACCATCTTCATGGGGTCCAAGGCGGCCACCACCCCCACCACCAACATCTACCGAGACCCATTTACACCCGCAGCCGCAGTAGCAGTACTACCAGTTCTTCTGTCAGGAGGCAAGAATGGGAGATTGATCCTGCTAAGCTCATCATCAAAGGTGCCATTGCTCGTGGCACTTTTGGCACTGTTCACCGTGGCATTTATGATGGCCAAGACGTTGCTG TTAAACTTCTTGACTGGGGGGAAGAGAGCCACAGGTCCGAGGCCGAAATAGCTTCTCTTCGAGCAGCTTTTACCCAAGAGGTTGCTGTTTGGCACAAGCTAGATCATCCTAATGTAACCAAG TTTATAGGGGCGACCATGGGTACGTCAGAGCTAAACATACAAACGGACAATGGTCACATAGGCATGCCAAGCAATTTTTGCTGTGTTGTTGTTGAATACTGCCATGGGGGTGCACTGAAGTCTTACCTCATTAAGAACCGGAGAAGGAAGCTAGCTTTCAAAGTAGTTATTCAGCTGGCACTGGATCTTGCACGAGG GTTAAGCTATCTTCAGTCCAAGAAAATCGTCCACAGAGATGTTAAAACAGAAAACATGCTACTGGACAAGACCCGTACAGTGAAGATAGCTGATTTTGGGGTTGCTCGCCTCGAAGCTTCAAATCCTCATGATATGACTGGGGAGACTGGAACACTTGGTTACATGGCCCCAGAG GTTCTCAATGGCAGTGCATACAATAGAAAGTGCGATGTATACAGTTTCGGTATCTGCTTGTGGGAGATATACTGCTGTGACATGCCCTATCCTGACCTCAGTTTTTCGGAAGTGACATCAGCTGTTGTCCGCCAG AATTTGAGGCCAGAGATACCCCGATGCTGCCCAAGCTCTCTTGCAAATGTGATGAAGCGATGCTGGGATGCCAACCCTGACAAACGTCCTGAGATGGATGAGGTTGTAGCCATGTTAGAGGCCATTGACACATCCAAGGGTGGAGGCATGATCCCGGTTGATCAGCCCCAGGGTTGTTCATGTTTCCGCAAATATCGAGGACCCTGA
- the LOC102624093 gene encoding peptidyl-prolyl cis-trans isomerase CYP38, chloroplastic isoform X1, protein MAAIISCNFVTPRLPTNRIQTTHYKCNNNNGRVLSRRLLPKCCVKNHNHNPFQKLKECAISIALAAGLITGVPAIADANINANINMAMPDVSVLISGPPIKDPGALLRYALPIDNKAVREVQKPLEDITDSLKIAGVKALDPVERNVRQASRTLKQGKSLIVEGLAESKKEHGMELLQKLEAGMDELQQIVEDRDRDAVAPKQKELLNYVGGVEEDMVDGFPYEVPEEYQSMPLLKGRATVDMKVKVKDNPNVDECVFRIVLDGYNAPVTAGNFVDLVQRHFYDGMEIQRADGFVVQTGDPEGPAEGFIDPSTEKTRTIPLEIMVEGEKSPFYGATLEELGLYKAQTKLPFNAFGTMAMARDEFEDNSGSSQVFWLLKESELTPSNANILDGRYAVFGYVTENEGLLADVKVGDVIQSIQVVSGLENLVNPSYKIAA, encoded by the exons ATGGCGGCCATTATTTCTTGCAACTTCGTTACTCCAAGATTACCCACCAACCGTATTCAAACAACTCACTATAAGTGTAACAACAACAATGGCCGTGTATTGAGCAGGCGCTTGTTGCCCAAATGTTGTgttaaaaatcataatcacAACCCATTTCAG AAATTGAAGGAATGTGCAATTTCAATAGCCTTGGCAGCTGGGTTGATAACTGGAGTGCCTGCAATTGCTGATGCAAATATAAATGCTAATATTAATATGGCAATGCCTGATGTATCTGTGTTGATATCGGGACCACCAATTAAGGACCCCGGTGCATTGCTGAGGTATGCATTGCCTATTGACAATAAAGCTGTGAGGGAAGTACAGAAGCCGCTTGAAGATATTACTGACAGTCTTAAGATTGCTGGTGTCAAAGCACTTGATCCCGTTGAGAGG AATGTGAGGCAGGCTTCGCGGACACTTAAGCAAGGGAAGAGTCTGATTGTCGAGGGACTAGCTGAATCGAAGAAGGAGCATGGGATGGAGTTGCTTCAGAAGCTGGAAGCTGGAATGGATGAGTTGCAACAGATTGTGGAGGATAGGGATAGAGATGCTGTTGCGCCTAAACAAAAGGAGCTGCTCAACTATGTTGGCGG TGTTGAAGAGGATATGGTGGATGGCTTCCCATATGAAGTGCCAGAAGAATACCAAAGTATGCCTCTGTTGAAGGGGAGAGCAACTGTTGATATGAAGGTCAAAGTCAAGGACAATCCTAATGTAGATGAGTGTGTGTTCCGAATAGTTCTTGATGGATACAATGCTCCGGTAACTGCGggaaattttgttgatttggtGCAGAGGCACTTTTATGATGGCATGGAAATCCAAAGAG CGGATGGCTTTGTCGTTCAAACAGGCGATCCTGAAGGTCCTGCTGAGGGTTTTATTGATCCTAGTACAGAAAAAACCCGGACAATACCATTGGAAATCATGGTGGAAGGGGAGAAGTCACCTTTTTATGGAGCTACTTTGGAG GAGCTTGGTCTCTACAAGGCTCAAACAAAGCTTCCATTTAATGCTTTTGGAACGATGGCGATGGCTAGAGAT GAGTTTGAGGATAACTCTGGTTCAAGCCAGGTATTCTGGCTTCTAAAAGAAAGTGAATTAACTCCTAGTAATGCCAATATTTTGGATGGCCGATATGCAGTGTTTGGTTATGTGACGGAAAATGAAGGTCTTTTGGCGGATGTCAAGGTTGGTGACGTGATTCAATCAATTCAAGTAGTGTCCGGCCTGGAAAATCTTGTCAACCCAAGCTACAAGATTGCTGCTTAG